ATCAAAGAAAAAGGTAAGGATAAAAAGATCTTTTGGCTTTTAAATAAAAGCGATTTAAGGCAAGAATTTAAAGAAGAAGGAGACTTTTTAAAGCTAAGCGTTCAAAAGGATATAAGCAAGCTTTTAAAAGCACTTAAAGCCTATCTTGATACAAATGAAAGTGTGGATTTTATCTTACCAAATTTAGAGCTTGTCCATGCTTTCATAAGGGCTAGCGAGGCTATATTTAGAGCTAGGGATTTATTAAGTGAGCAAAATTTAGAACTCTTTGCTTTTGAGCTAAATTTAGCCCTTAAGGAGCTTGAAAAATTTACTCATAGTTTTGAACAAGATGAGCTAATGGACGCTATTTTTAGCTCCTTTTGCCTAGGTAAATAAATTTAAAGGATAAAAATGGACAAAGAGCTTATAAAAGCACACAAAATCAGCGATGAAGAATATGAGCAAATCTTAAAAATTCTCGGTCGTGAGCCAAATTTATTAGAACTTGGCGTGATTTCAGCGATGTGGAGCGAACATTGTTCTTATAAATCAAGCAAGAAATATCTTAAAAATTTTCCTACTAAGGCTGATTGGGTGATACAAGGACCTGGCGAAAATGCTGGTGTTATAGATATTGGCGGAGGTTATGCGGCTGTTTTTAAGGTAGAAAGTCATAATCACCCAAGCTTCATCGAACCCTTTGCCGGTGCAGCAACAGGGGTTGGCGGTATAATGCGTGATGTTTTTACCATGGGTGCAAGAGTGGTTGCAGGGCTAAATTCACTTAAATTTGGAAGCTTAAAAGGCACTCATGCAAAACATCAAAAATACCTTGTAAAAGGCGTTGTGGGTGGAATTTCTCATTATGGAAATTGTATGGGAGTGCCTACCATTGGCGGTGAGGTCGCTTTTGATGAGTGTTTTAATGGCAATATCCTTGTAAATGCCTTTGCTCTTGGAATTTGTCCTATAAAAGATATTTTTTACGCTAAGGCTGAGGGCGTTGGAAATCCTGTCATTTATGTAGGCTCAAAGACAGGCAAAGACGGGCTTGGCGGTGCTGTTATGGCAAGTGATAGCTTTACGCAGGCAAGCAAAAGTTTGCGTCCAACGGTGCAAATTGGCGATCCTTTCAGCGAAAAGCTTTTAATGGAAGCTTGTTTAGAGCTTTTTAAAACGGATTTTATAGTGGGAATTCAAGATATGGGAGCAGCTGGGCTTACTTCAAGCTCTTTTGAAATGGCTGGCAAAAGCGGTAGCGGAATGAAGCTTTATCTTGATAAAACGCCGATGAGAGAAGAGGGCATGAATGCTTACGAGCTTATGCTTAGCGAGTCTCAAGAAAGAATGTTAATTTGTGCTAAAAAGGGTTGTGAAAATGAAGTTATCAAGATCTTTGAAAAATGGGGGCTTGATTGTGCGGTTATAGGCGAGGTTACTGATAGTGGAAAAATGGAGCTTTTCTGGGAAAACGAACTTGTGGGGCTAATTCCTATCGCACCTTTAAGCGACAAAGCACCTGTTTTAGACCGCGAGCTTAAAAAGCCTGCTTATCTTGATGAGATAAAAACTTATAAATTTGAGCTCAAAATGCCTGCAAAAGAGCTTTTCAAACAGCTTTTAAGTAATGAAAATGCAAATGACAAAGCCTTTATTTACGATCAGTTTGATTCTAGCGTGCAAACAAATACGATGAAAGCTGATGGCAAGCTTGGTGCAAGCGTGATTCGCGTGAAAGAAAATAATGCAGCCGTGGCTATGACTGTGGAGTGCAACTCGAGGCTAAATTTTATCGATCCTAAAATAGGTGCTATTTTAAATGTCGCTAATTCAGGCAGAAAAGTAGCTTGCACCGGAGCAAAACCGCTTTCAATTAGCGATTGTTTAAATTACGGAAGCCCTTTAAATGCTGAAGTGATGTGGCAGTTTGCAAAGGGTTGCGAGGGTATAAAAGAAGCTTGCAAAGCCTTAAATACACCTGTTGTAAGTGGCAATGTCTCGCTTTATAATGAAACTGAGGGCACAAGCATTTATCCAAGCCCTACTATCGTTTGCGTAGGCGTTTTAAAAGAGGCTTCAAAATGCCTAAAATCAAGCTTTAAAGCAAATACAAGCCTTTATCTTTTAGGCAAGACTTATGGCGAATTTGCCGGATCTTTAGCGATGAAAGTGCAAGATAGCAAGGTAGCAGGCGTTTTGAAAGATTTTGATTATGAAGCAGAATTAAAACTTTGGAACTTTTTGTATGAGGCAAACCAAAAGGGCATTTTAGCTTGTGCAAATAGCGTTGGCGTGGGCGGTTTGGCTATAAGTTTGGCTAAAATGTGTGCGATTTCAAATGTTGGTGTGAGTTTAAAAAGTGGCTTTGATGATGAGGCTTTGCTTTTTGATGAGAGTGCGAGCAGGGCTATTGTTGGGGTAAATGATGAACAGGCTTTTGAAGCTTTGGCGGCTGAGTTTAAGCTTGAATTTACAAGGCTTGGACAAAGTGTCGCTGAACTAAATTTTGTGCTTGATAACATAAATTTAAGCTTAAATGAGCTTAAAAAGCTTTATTTTGAAAGTTTTGAGGAGCAAATTCAATGATTTTTATCCTTCTGCTCGTAGCCATAGGCGTTTTTTACTGGTATTATAAAACTTGGGGCAAGCAGGATTTTTTAGGCTCTTTTGGGCGTGGTGCTAAGGGCTTTGCCAAAGGTTTTGCAAGTGGGGTTATGGAAGAAAGGCTTGATGAGTTTAAAAGAAAGATGAATTACTATGTCATCGCACTTTTAGCCAAGATCGCCAAAAGCGATGGCAGGGTAAGCGAACAAGAAGCGGATATGATCAGCCAAATTTTAGACGCTAATGCCAAAGATACACGCGAGCGAGAGTTTTTAAAGGCAAGTTTTAACGAGCATAAAGAAAATTTAAGCGATGCTTTATATGTGGCAAGGGAATTTATAAAAGAGGTTCCACTTCCTTTAAGTGAGCGTTTTAATGTGCTTCGTGTGCTTGTTTTTATGGCTTTGATTGACGGGGATTTTAGTGCTAAAAAGCAAGGAATTTTAGAAGAAATTTCCAAGGCTTTTGGCATTTCAAATCAAGAGCTAAACGCCTTTATAAAAGAGCTTCAAGGCATGCAAAGTAAAACTTCTAGGCAAATGGGGCTTGATGAGGCATTTTCTTTGCTTGAGCTTGATAAAAATGCTGATTTAAACGCTGTGAAAAAAAGCTACCGCTTGCTTGCTAAAAAGTATCACCCTGACATATTAAACGCAAATAATGTAAGCGAAGCTGAGCTTAAAAAAGGTGTTGAGAACTTTCAAAAGATAAATGAGGCTTATGAGCTGATTAAAAAGCATTTAGAAAGGAAAAATTAATGAAAAAAAGAGCCTTGCTAAGCGTTAGCGATAAGGATGGCGTTGTCAAGTTTGCAAAAGAGCTTAGAGCTTTAAATTTCGAGCTTTTATCAACGGGAGGTACTTATAAACTCCTTAAAGAAAATGCTCTTGAGGTTACAGAAGTAAGTGAATTTACGCAAAGTCCTGAGCTTTTTGAGGGGCGAGTAAAGACCTTGCATCCTAAAATTCACGGCGCGATTTTGCATAAAAGAGAAGACGAAAAGCATGTTAAAGAAGCAAGGCAAAATGATATTTCTAGCATTGATTTGCTTTGTGTGAATTTATATCCTTTTAAAAAGACTACGATTTTAAGCGATGATTTTGATGAAATCGTTGAAAATATCGACATAGGCGGACCTGCGATGATTAGAAGTGCGGCAAAAAACTATAAAAGCGTGCTTGTGGTGTGCGATCTTTTGGACTATAAAAGCGTGATTGAGGCTATAAAAGAGGGCAAAGATGATGAGAGCTTTCGCTTAAATTTGATGATAAAAGCCTATGAGCATACGGCAAATTATGATAGTTTCATAGCAAATTATATGAACGAACGCTTTAAGGGCGGTTTTGGCGAGTTTAAATTCATCGCTGGGCGTAAGGTCATGGATACAAAATACGGAGAAAACCCTCATCAAAAGGGTGCTTTGTATGAATTTGATGATTTTTTCAGCAACAATTTCAAAGCCCTAAAAGGAGAAGCAAGCTTTAACAACCTAACAGACATCAACGCAGCACTAAATTTAGCCTCAGCCTTTGATGAAGCACCTTGCGTGGCTATTATAAAGCATGGCAATGCTTGCGGTTTTGCCTTGAAAGAAAGCTTGCTTGAAAGCTACACAGAGGCTTTAAAATGTGATAGCGTAAGTGCTTATGGAGGAGTAGTTGCGATAAATGGGTGCTTAGATGAGGCTTTGGCTTTGAAAATAAATGAAATTTATGTAGAAGTCATCATCGCTGCAAATGTAGCGCCTGAGGCTTTAAAGGTGTTTGAGAGCAAGAAACGCATTAAAATTTTTACCCAAGAAAGTCCTTCTTTGAAACGCTCTTTTGATAAGTATGATTTTAAGCATATCGATGGGGGTTTTGTGTATCAAAATAGCGATGAAGTAGGTGAAAACGAGCTTAAAAATGCAAAATGCGTGAGTGAGAAAAAGGCTAGTGAGAAGGAATTTGAGGATATGAAAATCGCCCTTAAAATCGCAGCTTTTACCAAGTCAAACAATGTGGTCTATGTTAAAAACAAAGCCCTAGTAGCCATAGGCATGGGAATGACAAGCAGGATAGATGCAAGCAAGGCTGCCATAGCTAAGGCTAAGGATATGGGGCTTGATCTAAGAGGCTGCGTTTTGGCAAGTGAGGCTTTTTTTCCTTTTAGAGATAGCATAGATGAAGCAGCTAAAATAGGCGTTAAAGCTATAGTTCAGCCAGGAGGCAGTATAAGAGATGATGAGGTGATAAGAGCTGCAAATGAAGCTAAAATAGCACTTTATTTTACAGGCATAAGGCATTTTTTGCATTAAGAAAATGCCTTTCTTGCAAGCTACTTTTAAAAAGTAAATTTAGGCTTTAAGGGTAGCTTGGTTTTGTGATATTTTTGTTTTGATATCTTATAATTTTTCTTGTTTTATAAGTAAGGATCTAAGCAAAAAAGCTTAAATCCTTGCGATCATTTTTTTACCGGGCAGTTTTGATAAAATTTTTTCTCGGTATCCGGAAGCATAGCTTGGGTAAAAAATGCATCTGATTTTTGTTTTGTAGAATATTTTTGTAAAATTTCGTCTTTCATAGCGTAGCCCTCAATAGCTCTTTTAATATCGCTTTGCAAAAGAGGGGTGATCGTTTTTGGATCATGCATAAGATCAAGGGCTATCGAATAAGCTAGAGTAAATTGTATGTTCCATTTTAAATCTTCGACATTCATACATTTGTCTCCATCTACTTTTGAAAACAAATCATCAACCTTTTTTATAAAAGCACAAGCATATAAGGCTGTTTTTTCGCAAGTTTTATCAAATTTATTTGTATCTTTAAAGAATTCATTAGGTGGGCGACTTGATCGTTTTTTCAAAGAATTCTTGCTCAGCAGATAAAGCTTTTGTAGTTTGCGTAGCTTGAGCGTTTGAAAGTCCATTACTTAGCCATATGGGTGCTTGTATTTTAAAAAACTCATCAGGTTTTTGCTTGAGAAGCTTAAGCTTGTATTTGTCATTTTTTTTAAAATCAGCATAAAGAAAACCTTCAAGGAAATCTCTTTGGAGGTTTTTCATGTATTCATCATCAGCATAAGCAGAGAGGACTTTTTTATTGTGTAATAAATCTACAGCTAAAAAAGAACTCATAAAGCCTACATACGAGTTTGTAAGTTTTTCTTGGTTATATTTACTTCTATCTCCTACATTTTTGTTAAAAAGATCATCAGCTTGACAAGCATATAAGTTGATGATCTTACCACTTTTACAATCCTCAATCATCCGTTTTATATCAAGCTTATCAGCCTTTGCAAAGCTTAGGCAAAGCAAGCTTAAAACTAAAGCCATAAATACTTTTTGAACTTTTTTCATATTTTCTCCTTTAAATTTAAAATCATCTCAGATAGTTTCCATAGTTCATATAGTCCATGAATTGTTCATGTTGTTTTTGCTGTTGTTGCAAGCCTTTGGCTTGGTTGTTGAGCTGTTGCTGTTGGATCGAAAGTTGTTGCTGCTGGATTGAGAGCTGTTGGTTTTGAAAATTTTCTTGATTTTGTAGCTGTTTTACTTGTAGGGCAAACTGCATATCCTTTTCAAGCCCGGGAACATCTGGTCTTCTTAAGGTTATATGCACTCCATTTGGATATTTTGTCATGTCTGAGCCTAGGTAATTATCAAATTTTGCCTTAGCTCCACTAAACCAAACAGCCTCGCAAGGCTCAGTATAAGGACTTTCCTCTAAAGCCTTTTTATCGTAGTAGGCGATATAAGGTGAGTAGCCTTTATGAAATCCACCACAAACTATGCTTGCACCTTGTGGATTTGTATCATAGGTAACAGAGTAGGAGTTATCAAAACCAAAAAAAGCACATGCCGTAAAAGCAAGCGGACAGCTTAAAGCTACAAATAAATGTTTCATTTTGTTCCTTCTTTAAAAAAATAATTTTTGAATTTATCCTATAGGATATATTCAAAAGCATTATATCTTTGTAAAGTTTAAAAAATAATTAATCCCATAGGATAAATTTAAATGAGAGTAAATTTTAGCAACGCAAGCGATGAGGAGATTTTAAGCTTTCACAAGAGCTTATCTCGTAAAATCCGCCAAATTCGAGAGAAAAAAGGAATTTCTCAACTTGATCTTGCTCTTGATATAGGCATTAAAAGTGTTGCGTTTTATTCTAACTGCGAGAACAACCGCTACGGCAAGCATTTTAACTTAGAGCATATCTATAAAATTTGCAAAAGTTTGGAGATCAAGATACAAGATCTTTTTGAATGAGTTTTTAAAGTATTTTTAAGCCAAAATATAAAATTTATGAAAAGTTTTGTGTGTTTGTGTTAAATTTAGATACAATGGCATATGATTTTTTAAAGGGAAAGAATGTTTCATAAAATAGGCTTTAAGATTACAGTGGCTATGGTATTTGTTTTATTGATAAGTTTTTTGATTATGCAAGTTATCTTATACAATGATTTTAAAAATACAAGCACAAAGATGAGCATACAAAATCTTCAAACCGTTTCAGCCTCGGTTTTTCAAACCCTAAGAGTATCTATGAATTTTGGCGAAGCTGAAAAAATCGATGAGGCTATACATAATGCAAGAATGATCGATGGCATAGAAGATATAGGACTTTATCCCTCTAAGGACACCATAGAGCTTTTTGAGATGAAAGATCCTCAAATTTCAAGTGAAAAAATCATACTTGATCAGTTTTCAAACCCACAAATTATGTCTTTGGATTTTCAAAAAGATGATAAAAACTATATCAGGCTTATCCGTCCTTTGATCGCTGATGAAAGTTGTGTGATGTGTCATGCAAATGCTAAAGTTGGCGATGTGATCGGTGTTATGGATATTTATAACAGCCTTGAGGGTATAGAAAAGGACTTAAATAAAGCCAGCAAGTCTTATATCATCATCTTTAGTATAGCTTTGATCCTCACAGTTTTGGTTGTGATCTTTATGCTTAAGATAGTTGTGGGCAATCCTATACTCGAGCTTTTAAAACACGCCAAAGAGCTTGCTAGTGGAAATGGAAATTTAAAAGATAGAATTCATATCAAAGGTAAAAGTGAGATAGCCCAAGCTTGTTTTTATATCAATGAATTTATAGAAAAGATACAAAAAGCCATAGCACTTACAGGACAAAATTCAAAAAAAGTTGATCAACAAAGTAAACTTTTAAATGAAAATGCCGTAAATTTAAGCCAAATCACAAGTAAAAACAAGTCTAAAACAGACGAGGCTTTTTCTTTAAGCAAAGAAACCAAAGATGATCTTAACGAGGTTTCAGAACTTTCTTTTCAGGCAAATGAAGCCAATGATCGCTCTTATAAACTTCTTAATGCTATGATTGAAGCCTTATATGAAGTTACTTCTAAGCTCGAGCAAAGCGCTCAAAATGAAAATGACTTGGCTAAAAAAGTAGAACGCATGCAAACGCAAGCAAATGATATACAAAAAGCTTCTTCGATGATGAATGATATCGCTGAAAAGACGAATTTACTTTCTTTAAATGCAGGGATCGAAGCAGCTAGGGCAGGGGAGCATGGAAGAGGCTTTTCTGTCATCGCTGAAGATGTAAGAGTGCTTGCTCAAACAAGTGAAGAATCCCTCGTTCATATCGCAAATATCACTAAAGAGCTTTTAAGATCGATCAATGATATTTCTACAATCATGCAAAACAATGCTTCAAGTATCAATGCCCTAAGTCAGCAAGCTAATACCCTAGCTAGCGAAGCTAACGAGGTAAAATCGTGTAATCTTCACGCTAAAGAGCTTGTTTCTTCTTGTGTAGAAAAGATTAAAAATACACAAGAGCATATAGGAAATTTACTTGAGAGTATGAAGCAAAGCGTGAGTATCAGTAGTCAAAATGAAGAAATTTCCAAAGCCTTACTTCAGGTTGCTGATGAGTTAAAGATAGTATGTCATAATCTCGAGGAAGAATTAGAGCAATTTCAAATTTAAAGGAAAAATATGAAAAAAATGATGAGTAGTTTAGTTCTTGCTGGTTTTTTTATTGCTTGCTCAAATGAAACAAGCGTAAATGAGCTTGCTGATAATAATTTTAGCGTGGAAAATATCATCTTAAATGGTAGACAAATGCAACTTGGAGCAAATGAAATGGGCGAGGGTGCTGTGATGAATTTTGAAAAGGATAAATTTACAGGCTTTGTGGGTTGTAACCGCTTTTTTGGCTCTTATGAATTTAAAAATGGGACATTAAGCTTTAAAGATGACACAGCTTCAACTAAAATGCTTTGTGATCCTAGAATATCAGAAGTTGAAGATGGTTTGCTTGTTAATTTAAAGGGAGATTTTAGCTTAGAAAAAAATGCTAATGATTTTGTATTAAAAAACGAAAATATAAGCATTTTCTTAAAAAAATAAAATGATTTACACTCTACCTTAGGTAAGTATCTAACCTTAATTTTAGTATTGTCAAATTATTGATTTTATTTTATAATTTCAAGATATTTTACCTAAGGAGAAGAGTATGGATAAAGAAAAAATCTTAGAAATTTTTAATCGCCGTTATGCTTGCAAGCTTTTTGATGAAAAAAAGGCTATTAGCGATGATGATTTTCGTGTGATTTTAGAGGCTGGAAGACTTAGTCCAAGTAGTTTTGGTTTTGAGCCTTGGGAATTTGTTGTCCTTGAAAATAAAAGCGACTCACAAAAGGCTTTGAGAAAGAAGCTTCACCCATTTTGCTGGGGCGGACAAAAGGCTTTAGAGGGTGCTAGTCATTATCTTATCATCTTAGCAAGAAAAAGAGCTGATTTGCTTATCAATAGTGCTTATCTTAGAGATATGATGGTTGATGTGCAAAAGCTTCCTGCTGAGGTTGTGCAAATAAAATCTAAATTTTTTAGTGATTTTCAAGAGCAGTTTGATCTTCATGAAAATGACCGTGCTTTGTTTGATTGGGCTTGCAAACAAGCTTATATCGCACTTGGCAATATGATGAGCGTAGCAACTGCTTTGGGTGCTGATTCTTGTGCGATCGAGGGCTTTGATATGAAAGCTGTAAATGAACTTTTAGCTAAAGAGAGTGTTTTTGATCCTGCTCATTTTGGCGTTGCTGTGATGTGCGGTTTTGGCTATAAAGGAGAAGATAAATACGCAGGTGCAACCAAAAGCAGACGCAAATTTGAAGAAGTGATTAGGTTTATTCCGTGATACGCGTTGTGGCGAGGGTTTGGCTCAAACCCTCAAAATTTCAAGATTTTGTAGCAGTTGCTAAAGAACTTGTTGAAAAAAGTAGGCAGGAACAAGGTTGCATTGCTTATGATTTGGTAAAAAAGGACGAGAGTATGCTTTGTTTTATAGAAGCTTGGCAGGATCAAAAAGCTCTTACACTTCATACACAAACCAAGCATTACATAAAAGCAAAGCAAGCCTTTTCTTCGCTTGTTAGTAAAAATGAGCTTGAAATCTTTACGCCACTAGATGAGACTTGAAAATTTGATACTTAGAACGGCTTTGAGTTGATTTTTTTCCATATTTAAGCTTAAATTTGAAAGCTCAAAAATGAAATTTGAGTTTTGAACGCTTTGGAGAAAAAGTAAAAGCTGATGAAAATGAGTAAAAAATTCTAGCTTCAAGGTGTAGTGTTTGAAATGAGCTGTGCTAAAAGATTCGCTTTTTATGTTCTCAAAGATGATTTTTTCTTTGTTAGCTAGTTTATAAATTTCATCTAGGTATTCTTTTTCACTCTTTTGAAATCGTTGTAAATTTATATCAAGTTCTTTTAAATTTTCATCTTGAGTAAAATCATTTTCAAAGCTTATAAGCTCTTCACTTCTCAAATCCTCGTTGATTTCTAAGCCTTTAGCTAAAAAAAGTGCAAGAAAAATACCCAAAAGTAAGCTAATGATAAAAAGATAAAGCTTTTCTCTAAAATTCCTTTGATTGAGCCAAAAATTGATCCTATCTTTCATCTTTAAACTCCAAAAATAGCTCCAAAGATCCCTCATCTTGCTTTTTATCTTTTAAGATAAAATAAGCGTTTGAATAAATTTGCACGCTAAAACGCTCAAAAGCAGGGCTTTTATCAGCACTGATGATGAGATTTTTATTTTCTATATTTAAAGAGTTAATCTTTGTTTTATTTTGAGCAAGTGCTAGGGAAAGTTTTTCAAGAATTTCAAGCATAAAGGAAGGATTTAAATGCTTGCTTAATTCTTTGGTAAGCTCTTCTTTTTGCTCAAGCATAAAAGCTTGTTCTTCCTTGAGTTTTTGGGTATTTTCTTGATGAAGTTTGTTTTTACTTATGTTATGTTTATAAGTATCTTCTTTGAGCTTAAAATCCACAAAATCATACAAAGGATAAGCAATACTAAGCACAAAGGCAAGGCTAAAAACTAAGAGGAGCTGATTAAAAAACTTACTTTGTGTAAAAATAAAGTTTTTGTTAAAATTTATATCTTTATTTTGTTCCTTACTTGCTAAAAAAAGTAAATTTGACATGGTTTGTTTGTTGATATAAGAGCTTTTAAGTGCGAAATTGTCTTGCAATAATGCTAAAAGATCCTTATATTCTTCATCAAAAAATACAAAAATTTCCTCACTTTTATATTTTTGCATGAGTTCTTTAAGCTCTAGGCTTTGAAGATCGGCTAAAAAAGTCTTATCATCAAATTTGTTTTTATCTTTGAGTAGATTTTGTGTATATTTGGGGATATTTTTGCAAATTTTTAGGATATTATCCTCAAAAATAGCCATGAAAGAATATGATTTTTCAAAATACAAAACGCAGAAATTTCCACTTTCATCGGTATTTAATGCCTTAAGATATGAAAAACATAAAATTTCACTTGTGATAAAGTCATATTCTTTATCCAAATCATCATATTCGCAAAGAAAAACATGGGCTGTATTTTTATCTTTTAA
This genomic interval from Campylobacter sp. MIT 99-7217 contains the following:
- the purL gene encoding phosphoribosylformylglycinamidine synthase subunit PurL, giving the protein MDKELIKAHKISDEEYEQILKILGREPNLLELGVISAMWSEHCSYKSSKKYLKNFPTKADWVIQGPGENAGVIDIGGGYAAVFKVESHNHPSFIEPFAGAATGVGGIMRDVFTMGARVVAGLNSLKFGSLKGTHAKHQKYLVKGVVGGISHYGNCMGVPTIGGEVAFDECFNGNILVNAFALGICPIKDIFYAKAEGVGNPVIYVGSKTGKDGLGGAVMASDSFTQASKSLRPTVQIGDPFSEKLLMEACLELFKTDFIVGIQDMGAAGLTSSSFEMAGKSGSGMKLYLDKTPMREEGMNAYELMLSESQERMLICAKKGCENEVIKIFEKWGLDCAVIGEVTDSGKMELFWENELVGLIPIAPLSDKAPVLDRELKKPAYLDEIKTYKFELKMPAKELFKQLLSNENANDKAFIYDQFDSSVQTNTMKADGKLGASVIRVKENNAAVAMTVECNSRLNFIDPKIGAILNVANSGRKVACTGAKPLSISDCLNYGSPLNAEVMWQFAKGCEGIKEACKALNTPVVSGNVSLYNETEGTSIYPSPTIVCVGVLKEASKCLKSSFKANTSLYLLGKTYGEFAGSLAMKVQDSKVAGVLKDFDYEAELKLWNFLYEANQKGILACANSVGVGGLAISLAKMCAISNVGVSLKSGFDDEALLFDESASRAIVGVNDEQAFEALAAEFKLEFTRLGQSVAELNFVLDNINLSLNELKKLYFESFEEQIQ
- a CDS encoding TerB family tellurite resistance protein, encoding MIFILLLVAIGVFYWYYKTWGKQDFLGSFGRGAKGFAKGFASGVMEERLDEFKRKMNYYVIALLAKIAKSDGRVSEQEADMISQILDANAKDTREREFLKASFNEHKENLSDALYVAREFIKEVPLPLSERFNVLRVLVFMALIDGDFSAKKQGILEEISKAFGISNQELNAFIKELQGMQSKTSRQMGLDEAFSLLELDKNADLNAVKKSYRLLAKKYHPDILNANNVSEAELKKGVENFQKINEAYELIKKHLERKN
- the purH gene encoding bifunctional phosphoribosylaminoimidazolecarboxamide formyltransferase/IMP cyclohydrolase codes for the protein MKKRALLSVSDKDGVVKFAKELRALNFELLSTGGTYKLLKENALEVTEVSEFTQSPELFEGRVKTLHPKIHGAILHKREDEKHVKEARQNDISSIDLLCVNLYPFKKTTILSDDFDEIVENIDIGGPAMIRSAAKNYKSVLVVCDLLDYKSVIEAIKEGKDDESFRLNLMIKAYEHTANYDSFIANYMNERFKGGFGEFKFIAGRKVMDTKYGENPHQKGALYEFDDFFSNNFKALKGEASFNNLTDINAALNLASAFDEAPCVAIIKHGNACGFALKESLLESYTEALKCDSVSAYGGVVAINGCLDEALALKINEIYVEVIIAANVAPEALKVFESKKRIKIFTQESPSLKRSFDKYDFKHIDGGFVYQNSDEVGENELKNAKCVSEKKASEKEFEDMKIALKIAAFTKSNNVVYVKNKALVAIGMGMTSRIDASKAAIAKAKDMGLDLRGCVLASEAFFPFRDSIDEAAKIGVKAIVQPGGSIRDDEVIRAANEAKIALYFTGIRHFLH
- a CDS encoding helix-turn-helix transcriptional regulator is translated as MRVNFSNASDEEILSFHKSLSRKIRQIREKKGISQLDLALDIGIKSVAFYSNCENNRYGKHFNLEHIYKICKSLEIKIQDLFE
- a CDS encoding methyl-accepting chemotaxis protein, with translation MTSKNKSKTDEAFSLSKETKDDLNEVSELSFQANEANDRSYKLLNAMIEALYEVTSKLEQSAQNENDLAKKVERMQTQANDIQKASSMMNDIAEKTNLLSLNAGIEAARAGEHGRGFSVIAEDVRVLAQTSEESLVHIANITKELLRSINDISTIMQNNASSINALSQQANTLASEANEVKSCNLHAKELVSSCVEKIKNTQEHIGNLLESMKQSVSISSQNEEISKALLQVADELKIVCHNLEEELEQFQI
- a CDS encoding META domain-containing protein; amino-acid sequence: MKKMMSSLVLAGFFIACSNETSVNELADNNFSVENIILNGRQMQLGANEMGEGAVMNFEKDKFTGFVGCNRFFGSYEFKNGTLSFKDDTASTKMLCDPRISEVEDGLLVNLKGDFSLEKNANDFVLKNENISIFLKK
- a CDS encoding NAD(P)H-dependent oxidoreductase, which gives rise to MDKEKILEIFNRRYACKLFDEKKAISDDDFRVILEAGRLSPSSFGFEPWEFVVLENKSDSQKALRKKLHPFCWGGQKALEGASHYLIILARKRADLLINSAYLRDMMVDVQKLPAEVVQIKSKFFSDFQEQFDLHENDRALFDWACKQAYIALGNMMSVATALGADSCAIEGFDMKAVNELLAKESVFDPAHFGVAVMCGFGYKGEDKYAGATKSRRKFEEVIRFIP
- a CDS encoding putative quinol monooxygenase, producing MIRVVARVWLKPSKFQDFVAVAKELVEKSRQEQGCIAYDLVKKDESMLCFIEAWQDQKALTLHTQTKHYIKAKQAFSSLVSKNELEIFTPLDET